One Clupea harengus chromosome 12, Ch_v2.0.2, whole genome shotgun sequence DNA segment encodes these proteins:
- the LOC105902464 gene encoding protein unc-119 homolog B-like, whose product MSGIKLPTDASVAETGHSTVTSRERKPTGGVLKRLRSRRSQVDSRPVTEDELREQGRNITSEEVLGLRAATRDYLCKPEDNIYNIDFTRFKIRDLDTGTVLFEIAKPPHAVEDEEDREADSCAGRYVRYQFTPTFLKLKTVGATVEFTVGPQPLNSFRMIERHYFQEHLLKSFDFDFGFCIPNSRNTCEHIYEFPQLSDGMIRQMVDHPYETRSDSFYFVDNILVMHNKADYAYNGGQ is encoded by the exons ATGAGCGGAATTAAGTTGCCAACCGACGCGTCCGTCGCCGAAACCGGTCATAGCACTGTAACTTCACGGGAGCGCAAGCCAACTGGCGGGGTGCTGAAGCGCCTGAGGTCCAGGCGCAGCCAGGTAGACTCTAGGCCAGTCACTGAAGACGAGCTCCGGGAACAGGGTCGGAACATCACTTCTGAGGAAGTGCTTGGTCTTCGCGCTGCCACGCGAG ATTATCTGTGTAAACCAGAGGACAACATCTACAACATCGACTTCACACGCTTCAAGATCAGAGACCTGGACACTGGCACTGTGCTGTTTGAGATTGCTAAACCGCCTCACGCTG tggaggatgaggaagatagGGAGGCAGATTCCTGCGCTGGACGTTATGTGCGCTACCAGTTCACCCCTACTTTCCTGAAGTTGAAAACAGTGGGAGCCAC AGTGGAGTTCACGGTGGGCCCACAGCCCCTCAACAGCTTCCGCATGATCGAGAGGCACTACTTCCAGGAGCACCTCCTCAAGAGCTTCGACTTCGATTTCGGCTTCTGCATCCCGAACAGCCGCAACACGTGCGAGCACATCTACGAGTTCCCGCAGCTGTCCGACGGCATGA TTCGCCAGATGGTGGATCATCCATATGAGACACGTTCTGACAGCTTCTATTTCGTGGACAACATACTGGTCATGCACAACAAGGCTGACTATGCTTACAATGGAGGGCAATGA